One Candidatus Bathyarchaeota archaeon DNA segment encodes these proteins:
- the thiC gene encoding phosphomethylpyrimidine synthase ThiC: protein MLEARSGSIPEEVEAVAKKEGLEADKLRMRLAEGRVIIPRNFRRSGRVNLIGVGEGLSTKVNVNIGTSATVLDLEMERAKAGIAVKFGSDTIMDLSTGGDLDEARRVLMEASEPLPFGTVPTYQVWIDGIRKFGGLPDEDFFLKVVERHLKDGVDFMTIHAGLTRDLAEAMAKSGRVAPTVSRGGAMLAAWMLERGEENPYYKNWDLLLEMFAEYDAVISLGDALRPGALSDSQDALQISELVSNARLLERAREGGVQAMIEGPGHMPIDRIASDVRLMKSLTRGAPYYVLGPLVTDVAVGYDHIAAAIGSAIAAAEGADLICYLTSSEHLSLPNPEQVKTGLIASKIAAHAGDIVKLGEKARRLDYDMSIARARLDWKRIFELSMDSEEAERVYRQFGAELRSCNMCGPYCVFIVLDKYLKKNPT, encoded by the coding sequence GTGGCAAAAAAAGAGGGGTTAGAAGCGGACAAGCTTAGGATGAGACTTGCTGAGGGTAGAGTGATAATCCCTCGAAACTTTCGCAGGTCTGGGAGAGTTAATCTTATCGGGGTTGGTGAAGGTCTCTCAACGAAGGTGAATGTGAATATTGGGACGAGTGCAACTGTTCTCGATCTTGAAATGGAGAGGGCTAAGGCGGGAATAGCCGTGAAATTTGGCTCCGACACGATTATGGATTTAAGCACGGGCGGAGATCTCGACGAGGCTAGAAGGGTATTGATGGAGGCTTCTGAGCCTTTGCCATTTGGAACCGTCCCCACCTATCAGGTTTGGATTGACGGGATAAGGAAGTTCGGCGGCCTTCCCGATGAGGATTTCTTCTTGAAGGTTGTAGAGCGCCACCTTAAAGATGGGGTTGATTTCATGACTATACATGCGGGATTGACTCGTGATTTGGCGGAGGCAATGGCGAAGTCTGGGCGTGTCGCACCGACTGTTAGTCGGGGGGGAGCCATGCTTGCAGCCTGGATGCTTGAGAGAGGAGAGGAGAACCCATACTATAAGAATTGGGACCTTCTCCTCGAGATGTTCGCAGAGTATGATGCGGTCATCAGCCTCGGGGACGCTTTAAGACCCGGTGCACTTTCCGATTCTCAGGATGCATTGCAGATCTCGGAGCTTGTGAGTAACGCTAGGCTTTTGGAGAGAGCCCGTGAGGGCGGCGTCCAAGCCATGATTGAGGGGCCCGGACATATGCCTATCGATAGGATAGCATCGGATGTTAGGCTTATGAAGTCTTTGACGAGGGGGGCTCCATATTATGTTCTCGGTCCGCTCGTAACTGATGTGGCGGTCGGATATGACCATATAGCGGCGGCCATTGGATCCGCGATTGCGGCGGCGGAGGGTGCGGATCTTATATGCTACTTGACATCATCGGAGCATCTCAGCCTACCCAACCCAGAACAGGTTAAGACTGGGCTTATCGCTTCGAAGATCGCTGCCCACGCTGGCGACATTGTTAAGTTGGGTGAGAAGGCCCGTAGGCTCGATTATGACATGAGCATCGCGCGGGCGAGATTGGATTGGAAGAGGATCTTCGAGTTAAGCATGGACTCAGAAGAGGCTGAAAGGGTTTATAGACAGTTTGGCGCTGAACTCAGATCCTGCAACATGTGCGGCCCATACTGCGTGTTCATAGTTCTAGATAAATACTTGAAGAAGAACCCTACATAG
- a CDS encoding type II toxin-antitoxin system VapC family toxin, which translates to MRFIDSNVFLYILIGSPQASFETARNILQRIEEGEEAVTSTAIIQEVADWLEYNGRRQELKAFITAVNSYISLQKVTASWEDMISAIDYTDTYGIDYIDALTIQLMKKHNVNEIYSNDKDFDKVEWIKRVWK; encoded by the coding sequence ATGAGGTTCATCGACTCCAACGTTTTCCTCTACATCCTCATCGGGTCACCTCAAGCGTCATTCGAGACCGCTAGAAACATCCTCCAAAGGATTGAAGAAGGCGAAGAAGCAGTCACAAGTACAGCCATCATCCAAGAAGTAGCAGACTGGCTAGAATACAACGGGCGCAGACAAGAACTCAAAGCCTTCATCACCGCGGTAAACTCCTATATCTCTCTCCAGAAGGTCACCGCATCCTGGGAAGACATGATCTCAGCCATAGACTACACAGACACATATGGCATAGACTACATAGACGCCCTCACGATTCAATTGATGAAAAAGCACAACGTCAACGAAATATACTCAAACGACAAAGACTTCGACAAAGTGGAATGGATAAAACGCGTCTGGAAATGA
- a CDS encoding sulfide-dependent adenosine diphosphate thiazole synthase, producing MFEKIAKLYGEGDLAKLFIESLCSKLSTYSRMDVIVAGAGPAGLSAAWHLSEKGYRVLVLERMLGVGGGIRGGAMLLPLVLVEDGEAAEILRKAAVKLNRIGEGLYSADPTEAMVKVASKAIEAGASIWPGVTVEDLIIRRLGEKNVRVRGVVINFAPIIEAGWHVDPLFLESGAVIDATGHETEVVKILARRCPFLGLQVPGMSSLDVWRGEEEVVNRTGKVVDGLYVAGMSVSELYNLHRMGPVVGGMLVSGKKAAEIVSKELSRS from the coding sequence ATGTTCGAGAAGATTGCAAAATTATATGGCGAAGGCGACCTAGCCAAGCTCTTCATAGAATCCCTATGCAGCAAGCTCTCCACATACTCAAGGATGGACGTTATCGTCGCGGGAGCCGGGCCTGCAGGGCTCTCAGCCGCCTGGCATCTCTCAGAGAAGGGCTATAGAGTTCTAGTCTTAGAGAGGATGCTTGGGGTGGGCGGTGGTATCCGCGGCGGCGCAATGCTTCTCCCACTCGTCCTTGTGGAGGATGGAGAGGCCGCTGAGATCCTGAGGAAAGCAGCCGTTAAGCTAAATCGAATAGGGGAGGGCCTCTACTCAGCGGACCCAACTGAGGCGATGGTTAAGGTCGCGTCGAAGGCGATTGAGGCTGGCGCCTCCATATGGCCCGGCGTGACAGTCGAAGACCTGATAATTAGGAGGCTCGGTGAAAAGAATGTCAGGGTCAGGGGGGTTGTAATAAACTTTGCGCCGATAATTGAGGCCGGATGGCATGTTGACCCACTCTTCCTAGAATCGGGAGCCGTGATAGACGCAACCGGACACGAGACTGAGGTTGTGAAGATACTGGCGAGGAGATGCCCATTCCTCGGGCTTCAAGTCCCGGGAATGTCCTCCCTCGACGTCTGGAGGGGGGAAGAAGAGGTTGTCAATCGTACAGGTAAGGTTGTTGACGGGCTATATGTAGCAGGGATGAGCGTATCCGAGCTATACAACCTCCATAGGATGGGTCCCGTCGTCGGCGGCATGCTGGTCTCAGGAAAAAAAGCCGCTGAAATAGTCTCCAAAGAACTATCTCGATCTTAA